In the Gammaproteobacteria bacterium genome, one interval contains:
- a CDS encoding TolC family outer membrane protein has protein sequence MQKFPSKLALLILLFWWQASPAEDLVTVYGLALENDAELMIAESSYLAAVQALPQARSGRKPQISLNASGTARESDNSETGDNDSETIGYSLNLSQSLYNNEIQGDINVAEASTAAELARLNAARQALILRVAETYFAILAAEDNVEFAYAERNAIERQLEQAQKRFEVGLIAITDVQEAQARFDTAEADAILAENILENALQSLVVITADPSIKKLAPLGDDLKLSLPDPITAEPWVLLALKNNLDLIAAQQDLNAARFERDKNSRSGYPTLDLTASYADNDVDGDELRGDYQQDDLTLGIELQVPLYTGGRISAEQAQAESNFVSAKNTVLLQTRLASQQSRTAYLDVVSGISQVKALKQANESSKIALEATQAGFEVGTRTSVDVLVSLRETYRTRRDYASSRYDYLLNKLRLKQAAGLLKEDDLFDINRWLIQP, from the coding sequence ATGCAAAAATTCCCGTCGAAACTCGCCTTGCTGATCTTACTATTCTGGTGGCAGGCATCGCCAGCCGAGGATCTTGTTACCGTCTACGGCCTTGCATTGGAAAATGATGCCGAACTGATGATTGCGGAATCCAGTTACCTGGCAGCAGTCCAGGCACTACCGCAGGCTCGTTCCGGACGCAAACCGCAGATATCCCTGAATGCAAGTGGTACAGCGCGTGAGTCCGATAATTCTGAAACCGGAGACAATGACAGTGAAACCATCGGCTACAGCCTTAACCTGTCGCAGTCGCTGTATAACAACGAAATCCAGGGCGATATCAACGTCGCCGAAGCCAGTACTGCGGCTGAACTCGCCCGTCTTAATGCTGCCCGCCAGGCATTAATCTTAAGGGTAGCGGAGACCTATTTCGCTATCCTCGCGGCTGAGGATAACGTCGAGTTCGCTTACGCCGAACGCAACGCTATTGAGCGTCAGCTGGAACAGGCGCAAAAACGTTTTGAAGTGGGGCTGATCGCGATTACCGACGTACAGGAGGCGCAGGCCCGATTCGACACTGCCGAAGCGGATGCGATCCTGGCCGAAAACATACTCGAAAATGCGTTACAGTCACTGGTAGTTATTACCGCCGACCCCTCGATCAAAAAACTGGCACCGTTGGGTGATGACCTCAAGCTATCGCTACCCGACCCGATCACCGCCGAGCCCTGGGTTTTACTGGCGTTAAAAAACAACCTCGATCTTATCGCGGCGCAACAGGACCTCAATGCGGCGCGTTTCGAGCGTGATAAAAATTCCAGGAGTGGATATCCAACGCTCGATCTGACGGCAAGTTATGCGGATAACGATGTCGATGGTGATGAACTAAGAGGTGATTACCAACAGGACGATCTGACCCTGGGTATTGAATTACAGGTGCCACTTTATACCGGCGGTCGCATTAGCGCCGAGCAAGCCCAGGCCGAGTCAAATTTTGTTTCCGCCAAAAACACGGTGCTGTTACAAACCCGGTTGGCTTCGCAGCAATCGCGCACGGCTTACCTCGACGTGGTTTCTGGAATCAGCCAGGTCAAGGCGCTCAAGCAGGCAAATGAGTCGAGCAAAATTGCCCTCGAGGCAACCCAGGCCGGATTCGAAGTGGGTACGCGAACCTCGGTCGACGTGTTGGTATCGCTGCGGGAAACATACCGTACCCGGCGCGACTACGCGAGTTCACGTTACGATTACCTGCTCAATAAACTGAGATTAA
- a CDS encoding rhodanese-like domain-containing protein, with protein sequence MRSMNATQLAAHLQSAKPLLLDVREPWEFEVCHIDGSINIPMGQIPHELAQLQNTDEIIVICHHGIRSQNVIRFLQQQSVVGLVNLDGGVDAWAREVDLDMPLY encoded by the coding sequence ATGCGTAGCATGAACGCAACGCAGTTGGCTGCACATTTGCAATCTGCAAAACCACTGCTACTCGACGTCCGGGAACCCTGGGAATTCGAAGTCTGCCATATCGACGGCAGTATTAATATCCCGATGGGACAGATACCGCATGAGCTGGCGCAACTGCAAAATACTGACGAGATTATCGTGATCTGCCACCATGGCATTCGCAGCCAGAATGTCATCAGGTTCCTGCAACAACAGTCAGTCGTGGGGCTGGTTAACCTGGATGGTGGTGTTGACGCCTGGGCGCGCGAGGTTGACCTCGATATGCCTTTGTATTAA
- a CDS encoding protein-L-isoaspartate O-methyltransferase, whose amino-acid sequence MVNAEIAKFNMIEQQIRPWEVLDHQVLNTLNQVNRADFVREAYKGLAYADCQIPVGNGVSMLPPTIEGRMLQALLIKPEDRVLEVGSGGGYITTCLAKLGDRVTSIDPSAEIIDFARTNVTNSGQDNVEFQQLGLAQIDFSAVYDVIAVTGSLPQVPENLKLALKPGGRMFIVVGQSPVMEALLISRVGDAEWTTQSLFETDLPRLRA is encoded by the coding sequence ATGGTCAACGCAGAAATCGCCAAGTTCAACATGATCGAACAACAGATCCGCCCCTGGGAAGTCCTCGATCACCAGGTATTGAACACGCTTAACCAGGTCAACCGTGCAGACTTCGTGCGCGAGGCCTACAAGGGGCTTGCCTACGCGGACTGCCAGATTCCGGTCGGCAATGGCGTCAGCATGCTGCCACCAACGATCGAAGGTCGCATGCTGCAGGCGCTGTTGATCAAACCCGAAGACCGGGTGCTGGAGGTTGGCAGTGGTGGTGGATACATCACGACTTGCCTGGCAAAACTGGGCGATCGGGTTACCAGCATCGATCCGAGCGCCGAAATTATTGACTTTGCCCGAACCAACGTCACCAATAGCGGACAGGACAATGTCGAATTTCAGCAGCTTGGGCTGGCGCAGATCGATTTCTCGGCAGTCTACGACGTAATTGCGGTCACGGGTTCGTTGCCGCAAGTGCCCGAAAATCTGAAGTTGGCGCTTAAGCCGGGTGGTAGAATGTTTATCGTTGTCGGCCAGTCGCCGGTCATGGAGGCCCTGCTAATATCACGTGTCGGCGATGCCGAATGGACGACCCAATCCCTGTTCGAAACTGATCTACCGCGACTGCGAGCCTGA
- a CDS encoding SET domain-containing protein → MILENTYIATSGIHGRGLFAGSYISKDTIIGWLEGSPCTSDGPHVLWINAGQGIEVLCRFRYINHSDDPNACYYDDLSVVALRDIWPGEEITHDYSCNDW, encoded by the coding sequence TTGATACTAGAAAATACCTACATTGCGACCAGCGGTATCCACGGCAGGGGGCTGTTTGCAGGCAGTTATATCAGTAAAGACACGATTATCGGCTGGCTGGAAGGAAGCCCCTGTACCAGCGATGGACCCCATGTCCTGTGGATTAACGCCGGCCAGGGTATCGAGGTTTTGTGCCGATTCAGGTACATCAACCACTCGGACGATCCCAACGCCTGCTATTACGATGACCTCAGCGTCGTGGCGTTGCGTGACATCTGGCCGGGCGAGGAAATAACCCACGATTATAGTTGTAACGACTGGTGA